The following proteins are encoded in a genomic region of Pyxicephalus adspersus chromosome 9, UCB_Pads_2.0, whole genome shotgun sequence:
- the THAP11 gene encoding THAP domain-containing protein 11, with product MPGFTCCVPGCYSNSHRDKGLHFYTFPKDPELRQLWLKNVSRAGVTGCFNTFQPTNGHRVCSLHFHGGRKSYSIRVPTIFPLRGVNERRPRRGTAGDKSKKRHQPNYSTAVLVTSLPGQGQEVLELTAGGAEMMLIGTSPGMGADMGSVDVSTPAIGRSLGAPAGGPIHAESNPVNLTVKLDSEGGTGFSPTSSHQQLQVVVVGEETYPMPEYYQSPQFADHSYSMSSGTTTEELLRKLNEQRDIIALMEVKMKEMKSSIRHLRITEVKLREEIRQKDKVLNAVKKKA from the coding sequence ATGCCTGGCTTCACTTGCTGCGTTCCGGGTTGCTATAGCAATTCACACCGAGACAAAGGCCTGCACTTTTATACGTTCCCAAAAGATCCCGAACTGCGTCAACTGTGGCTAAAGAATGTGTCTCGGGCTGGAGTGACGGGCTGCTTTAACACTTTCCAGCCCACCAATGGTCACCGAGTGTGCAGCCTTCACTTCCATGGGGGGCGCAAGTCGTACAGTATTAGGGTGCCAACTATATTCCCTCTCCGGGGGGTAAACGAGAGGAGACCTCGTAGGGGCACCGCAGGGGATAAAAGCAAGAAAAGACATCAGCCCAACTACTCCACAGCGGTTCTGGTGACATCACTGCCAGGGCAGGGTCAGGAGGTTCTGGAACTGACAGCTGGGGGTGCAGAGATGATGCTAATTGGCACATCACCTGGCATGGGGGCAGATATGGGCAGTGTGGATGTCTCTACACCTGCCATAGGAAGATCTCTCGGAGCACCAGCAGGAGGACCAATCCATGCAGAATCAAACCCAGTTAACCTGACTGTCAAATTGGATTCTGAAGGTGGTACTGGGTTTTCTCCAACTTCTTCCCATCAGCAACTCCAAGTGGTGGTAGTGGGGGAAGAAACCTACCCCATGCCGGAATATTACCAATCACCGCAGTTTGCTGACCATTCTTACTCCATGTCTTCTGGCACCACCACTGAGGAACTCCTGAGAAAGCTGAATGAACAGCGAGATATTATAGCCCTTATGGAAGTAAAAATGAAAGAGATGAAGTCAAGCATCAGACATTTAAGAATCACAGAGGTAAAATTGAGAGAGGAAATCCGACAGAAAGATAAAGTTTTaaatgctgtaaagaaaaaagcttaa